In the genome of Photobacterium sp. TLY01, one region contains:
- a CDS encoding EAL and HDOD domain-containing protein, protein MYSYLARQPVLDRDKTTIGYELLFRDGPKNCFPDVPPEEATNRLLLNNFFSNGSNDVCSGKLAFVNFPEQSLLKGTPLLFPSHSFVIEVLESCTPSDTLLDTVRDLHQRGYQIALDDFNPSVEWNRFLPFVHIIKFDLQLTPIDKARFFIRRHKDKPIQFLAEKVETYAEFTEAKAAGFHLFQGYFFSKPEMMQQKTLSPSALTTLRLYQQICQDVVNFDEAEEIIATDLSLSYKLLRHVNAITSNRAVPISSFKQALIYLGEERLRRFISFVATSHVTRDKPPSLYCLSLQRAHLCELLAADISPKLNGNRAFLTGLFSMLDSLLDQPLDVLIPMLPLDISIQDALIHRSGKLGYLLSLVCAYDHADWDQVDTMCMKLGLESEHVAHRYLESLEWVTSIEELQ, encoded by the coding sequence ATGTATTCTTATCTTGCCCGGCAGCCCGTTTTAGATCGCGACAAAACGACTATTGGCTACGAATTGCTCTTTCGCGATGGGCCCAAAAATTGTTTCCCGGATGTGCCACCTGAAGAAGCAACGAACCGCTTATTACTGAACAATTTCTTCTCTAACGGTTCCAACGATGTCTGCAGTGGCAAGCTCGCCTTTGTCAATTTTCCTGAACAAAGCCTGCTGAAAGGCACACCACTTCTTTTTCCGTCCCATAGTTTTGTGATTGAAGTCCTGGAAAGCTGCACCCCCTCTGACACACTTCTGGATACGGTCAGAGATCTTCATCAGCGGGGTTACCAGATAGCACTGGACGATTTTAATCCGAGTGTGGAATGGAACCGATTTCTGCCTTTCGTTCACATCATCAAGTTTGATTTACAGCTGACACCGATTGATAAAGCGCGATTCTTTATCCGCCGTCACAAAGACAAACCCATTCAGTTTCTGGCTGAAAAAGTGGAAACCTACGCCGAATTCACAGAAGCCAAAGCGGCGGGCTTCCATCTGTTTCAGGGATATTTCTTCAGCAAACCGGAAATGATGCAGCAAAAGACGCTCAGCCCTTCCGCGCTGACCACACTGCGGCTCTACCAGCAAATCTGCCAGGATGTCGTGAACTTTGATGAGGCGGAAGAAATTATTGCGACTGATTTGTCCTTGTCGTACAAATTATTACGCCATGTGAATGCCATCACCTCAAACCGTGCTGTGCCCATTTCTTCGTTCAAACAGGCACTCATTTATCTGGGAGAAGAAAGACTTCGCCGCTTTATCAGTTTTGTCGCAACCTCACACGTGACCCGTGACAAGCCGCCATCACTCTACTGCCTGTCTTTACAACGGGCTCACTTGTGTGAACTGCTGGCCGCTGATATTTCCCCGAAATTAAATGGCAACCGTGCATTCCTGACAGGGCTTTTCTCGATGCTGGATTCGCTGCTTGATCAGCCGCTTGATGTGTTAATCCCTATGTTGCCGCTTGATATCAGTATTCAGGACGCCTTGATTCACCGCAGCGGAAAACTGGGATATCTGCTGTCGCTGGTCTGCGCCTACGATCATGCAGACTGGGACCAGGTGGATACCATGTGCATGAAACTGGGTCTGGAGAGTGAACATGTTGCGCACCGCTATCTGGAATCTTTAGAATGGGTTACCAGCATAGAAGAACTGCAATAA
- a CDS encoding ion transporter gives MSDSTLKEKLYITIFGTHTPAGKAFDITLILTILASIIVLMLGSVSPISQEWGQLFYRMEWGFTLIFTLEYLLRLYCSPKPAAYARSFYGLVDLLAILPTYLVFFFPAAHYLMVIRLLRVMRIFRVLKLVRYLQDSNLLLRSLLQSSRKIFIFFTTVAILVTVFGSLMFVIEGPEHGFTSIPYSIYWAIVTLTTVGYGDLVPQTDLGKTLASFTMLLGYSIIAIPTGIITAEIGHQSQLHRSLVKCMNCSRSGHEPDAIFCKHCGSELAHPDDRVVSAPVSK, from the coding sequence ATGTCCGACTCAACACTCAAAGAAAAACTCTACATCACCATCTTTGGCACCCACACCCCGGCGGGCAAAGCATTTGATATCACACTCATTCTGACCATACTGGCATCGATCATTGTACTGATGCTCGGGTCTGTCAGCCCGATCAGCCAGGAGTGGGGGCAGCTGTTCTACCGGATGGAATGGGGATTTACACTGATCTTTACGCTTGAGTATCTGCTCAGGCTGTACTGCTCTCCCAAGCCGGCCGCGTATGCCCGGAGTTTTTATGGCCTTGTCGATTTGCTGGCTATTTTACCCACCTATCTGGTGTTTTTTTTCCCGGCCGCCCATTACCTGATGGTCATCCGGTTACTGCGAGTCATGCGTATATTTCGGGTACTAAAGCTGGTTCGCTATCTGCAAGATTCTAATTTGCTGCTGAGATCCTTATTACAATCCAGCCGCAAGATTTTTATCTTTTTCACGACGGTCGCGATCCTGGTTACTGTATTTGGTTCACTGATGTTTGTGATTGAAGGACCAGAACATGGCTTTACCAGCATTCCTTACAGCATTTACTGGGCCATCGTGACCTTAACAACTGTAGGCTACGGCGATCTGGTGCCTCAGACAGATCTCGGCAAAACACTCGCCTCTTTCACGATGCTGCTGGGTTACTCCATTATTGCCATCCCCACTGGTATTATCACGGCAGAAATTGGCCACCAGAGTCAGTTACACCGAAGCCTGGTGAAATGCATGAACTGCTCACGCTCAGGGCATGAACCCGACGCCATCTTCTGTAAACACTGCGGCAGCGAACTTGCACATCCGGATGACAGGGTCGTCTCTGCACCTGTCTCAAAATGA
- the cysS gene encoding cysteine--tRNA ligase, whose translation MLKIYNSLTRQKEEFKPIVPGKIGMYVCGVTIYDLCHIGHGRTFVAFDVVSRYLRYSGYDLTFVRNITDIDDKIIKRAAENGESCETLTERLIGEMYADFDALGMARPDIEPRATQFIPEIIALCERLIERGFAYVADNGDVMFEVSKFDEYGKLSGQDLEQLQAGARVDIETAKRSPLDFVLWKMSKPGEPTWESPWGPGRPGWHIECSAMNSAILGDHFDIHGGGSDLQFPHHENEIAQSCCAHDTQYVNTWMHSGMVMVDREKMSKSLGNFFTIRDVLGHYDAETVRYFLMSGHYRSQLNYSEENLKQARSALERLYTALRGLDTDVAAQGGEAFVARFTTAMDDDFNTPEAYSVMFDMAREINRLKGEDLQAASALGAQLRALGEVLGLLAQDPETFLQSSAKADDVAEIEALIQQRLDARAAKDWAAADAARDTLTAMGIILEDGPQGTTWRRK comes from the coding sequence ATGTTAAAGATCTATAACTCACTGACTAGACAAAAAGAGGAATTTAAACCCATAGTGCCTGGTAAAATAGGCATGTACGTCTGCGGGGTTACGATTTACGATTTATGTCACATCGGCCATGGACGCACCTTTGTTGCATTCGATGTGGTCTCACGCTATTTGCGATACAGCGGTTATGATTTGACGTTTGTCCGTAATATCACGGATATTGATGATAAAATTATCAAACGCGCAGCAGAAAACGGTGAAAGTTGCGAGACTTTGACTGAGCGCCTGATCGGTGAAATGTACGCCGATTTTGATGCTTTAGGCATGGCGCGTCCGGATATTGAGCCGCGTGCAACTCAGTTTATTCCGGAAATCATTGCACTGTGTGAGCGTCTGATCGAACGCGGTTTCGCGTACGTGGCAGACAACGGCGATGTGATGTTTGAAGTCAGTAAGTTTGACGAATACGGTAAGCTGTCTGGCCAGGATCTGGAGCAGCTGCAAGCCGGTGCACGTGTCGACATTGAAACAGCAAAACGCAGCCCGCTGGATTTTGTACTGTGGAAAATGTCCAAGCCGGGTGAGCCGACCTGGGAATCGCCATGGGGTCCTGGCCGTCCGGGCTGGCACATAGAATGTTCTGCGATGAACTCTGCCATTCTGGGCGATCATTTTGATATTCACGGCGGCGGCTCTGATCTTCAGTTTCCGCATCACGAAAATGAAATTGCACAATCCTGCTGTGCCCATGATACCCAGTATGTGAATACCTGGATGCACAGCGGTATGGTCATGGTTGATCGGGAGAAAATGTCCAAATCACTGGGTAATTTCTTCACCATTCGTGACGTTTTAGGTCATTACGATGCTGAAACGGTTCGTTATTTCCTGATGTCAGGCCATTATCGCAGCCAGCTTAATTACAGCGAAGAGAACTTGAAGCAAGCGCGTTCCGCGCTGGAGCGTCTGTATACGGCACTGCGTGGCTTGGATACGGACGTTGCCGCACAGGGTGGTGAAGCCTTTGTCGCACGCTTTACCACGGCCATGGATGACGATTTTAATACACCGGAAGCCTACTCTGTGATGTTTGATATGGCGCGTGAGATTAACCGCCTGAAAGGTGAAGATCTGCAGGCGGCCTCAGCGCTCGGTGCTCAGTTGCGTGCACTGGGCGAAGTACTGGGACTGCTGGCGCAGGATCCAGAAACCTTCTTGCAAAGCAGTGCCAAGGCAGATGATGTGGCCGAAATTGAAGCTCTTATCCAACAACGCCTGGATGCCCGTGCTGCCAAAGACTGGGCAGCTGCAGATGCCGCCCGTGATACCTTGACTGCAATGGGTATCATTCTTGAAGATGGTCCGCAAGGTACGACCTGGCGCCGTAAATAA
- a CDS encoding MalY/PatB family protein: MSEILRLFDQPVDRTKSNSTKWLKYQGKDILPMWVADSDFRVPDAITQALHQHVEHGVFGYGSVPESLSELLVERMATLYHWQIKPEWIVYLPGLVCGLNLAVRACTEPHQTVVSPRPIYPKFFTAAKYASRPLAYSPVTLQQGRWLMDLDATEVPADSKLLLFCNPLNPGGTVYTRQELEALHHFAKKHDLYVCSDEIHCDLLLNENARHIPFASLNEDAAQRSITLIAPSKTFNIAGLGASMAIIPNFELRRRFNRTRAGIVPEVNVLAYTAAEAAYRDCQPWLDSQLHYLRQHRDRLMTAINSMPGLKLHPIEATYLAWIDASGLPVANPHAFFEAAGVGFSPGADFGHSGFVRMNFGCTSQTLELAISRMKHAIDSIG, from the coding sequence ATGTCAGAGATCCTGCGTTTATTTGACCAGCCGGTGGATCGCACCAAAAGTAACAGCACAAAGTGGCTGAAGTATCAGGGAAAAGATATTCTGCCAATGTGGGTAGCAGACAGTGACTTCAGAGTACCGGACGCGATCACCCAAGCTCTCCACCAGCATGTCGAGCACGGCGTCTTTGGCTACGGATCAGTCCCTGAATCACTGAGTGAGTTGCTGGTTGAACGCATGGCGACACTCTATCACTGGCAGATCAAACCGGAATGGATTGTCTATTTACCCGGTCTGGTTTGCGGTCTCAACCTGGCTGTTCGTGCCTGTACCGAGCCACATCAGACTGTGGTCAGTCCCAGGCCGATCTACCCCAAGTTCTTTACTGCGGCAAAATACGCATCACGCCCACTGGCCTACTCCCCCGTAACCTTACAGCAAGGGCGATGGCTGATGGATCTGGACGCAACCGAGGTCCCGGCCGACAGCAAACTGCTACTTTTTTGCAATCCGTTAAATCCCGGCGGGACTGTCTACACACGGCAGGAGCTGGAGGCGCTGCACCATTTTGCCAAAAAGCATGACTTGTATGTCTGTTCCGATGAAATCCACTGCGATTTGCTCCTGAATGAAAACGCCCGTCATATTCCCTTTGCCAGTCTGAATGAAGATGCCGCGCAGCGCTCCATCACCCTGATAGCGCCAAGCAAGACGTTTAATATTGCCGGACTTGGCGCATCAATGGCAATCATTCCCAATTTCGAACTGCGACGCCGTTTCAACCGTACACGGGCCGGCATAGTCCCTGAGGTCAATGTGCTGGCTTATACCGCCGCCGAAGCCGCGTACCGTGATTGCCAACCTTGGCTCGACAGCCAGCTGCACTATCTGCGTCAGCACAGAGACAGGCTGATGACAGCTATCAACAGCATGCCAGGACTCAAACTGCATCCAATTGAAGCGACCTACCTGGCCTGGATTGATGCCTCCGGCCTGCCTGTGGCAAACCCGCATGCCTTTTTTGAAGCCGCCGGTGTTGGCTTCTCACCTGGTGCTGATTTTGGCCATTCCGGATTTGTCAGAATGAATTTTGGCTGTACCAGTCAGACTTTGGAACTGGCGATATCGCGCATGAAACACGCCATTGATTCAATCGGTTAA
- a CDS encoding alpha-L-glutamate ligase-like protein codes for MFLSRYTTPWRLRERGIMGMNKRNHSYIGRYNDRSLYPLVDDKLKTKIIAQRAGATVPELIGVIRSQVHVKEIHDMVRDWPGFVIKPAQGSGGKGILVIIKHENGLYTKPSGAVINKQDVERHITNTLAGLFSLGGKNDVAMVENLIQFDNVFDGFSFEGVPDIRVIVFKGYPVMAMMRCSTSASDGKANLHQGAVGVGIDIASGKAVRAVQFNLPVERHPDTERLLSELAVPNWPKLLELAASAWEMTGLGYLGTDMVLDKVKGPMVLELNARPGLAIQTANGCGLLPRLHHIESLGTPSKMPTPAERVAYAAEQFGAKPLF; via the coding sequence TTTTATCGCGTTATACTACGCCATGGCGTCTGCGCGAGCGCGGCATCATGGGCATGAACAAGCGCAACCACAGCTATATCGGTCGATACAACGACCGCAGTCTGTACCCGCTTGTCGATGATAAGCTGAAAACCAAGATCATCGCCCAGCGTGCAGGTGCCACTGTGCCTGAACTGATCGGGGTCATTCGAAGCCAGGTGCACGTGAAAGAGATTCACGACATGGTGCGGGACTGGCCGGGTTTTGTGATCAAACCGGCTCAAGGCTCTGGCGGGAAAGGGATCCTTGTCATTATCAAGCATGAAAACGGCTTATACACCAAGCCGTCCGGAGCGGTGATTAATAAACAAGATGTTGAAAGACACATCACCAATACCCTGGCCGGGCTCTTTTCTCTCGGGGGCAAGAACGATGTGGCCATGGTCGAAAACCTGATCCAGTTTGATAATGTCTTCGACGGCTTCAGCTTTGAAGGGGTACCAGATATCAGGGTGATCGTATTTAAAGGTTACCCTGTCATGGCCATGATGCGCTGCTCAACCTCAGCCTCTGACGGTAAGGCCAACCTGCACCAGGGAGCCGTTGGGGTGGGTATTGATATTGCGTCCGGCAAAGCGGTTCGTGCAGTGCAGTTTAACCTGCCGGTCGAGCGCCACCCGGACACGGAACGTTTACTCAGCGAACTGGCCGTTCCCAACTGGCCTAAATTGCTGGAACTGGCAGCCAGTGCATGGGAAATGACAGGCCTGGGCTATCTGGGGACTGACATGGTACTGGATAAAGTCAAAGGCCCTATGGTTCTGGAACTGAATGCCCGTCCGGGTCTGGCGATCCAGACAGCCAATGGCTGCGGCTTGCTGCCGCGACTTCATCACATCGAAAGCCTGGGTACGCCGTCGAAAATGCCCACACCGGCTGAACGCGTCGCGTATGCCGCCGAGCAGTTTGGTGCAAAACCACTGTTCTGA
- the lpxH gene encoding UDP-2,3-diacylglucosamine diphosphatase, which yields MTICFIADLHLSADRPDITNCFLHFMSTEATQCDTLYVLGDLFEMWIGDDDDNPFHRQIKRAFKALTDSGVPCFFIHGNRDFLIGKQFSRETGVKLLPEHTVIDLFGTPTLILHGDTLCTLDESYQRYRKKVHNPFIQWLFLRLPLAWRQAVGRKMRSGSSSNNQMKSYDIMDVTPQAVIDLMSEHKVSHMIHGHTHRPAVHDLTIDGQHATRTVLGDWYDQGSVLLCTPAGCQLQSRSFRVAEQNQ from the coding sequence ATGACCATATGTTTTATAGCTGATTTGCACCTGAGTGCGGATCGCCCTGATATTACCAATTGTTTTCTGCACTTTATGTCAACTGAGGCAACCCAGTGCGACACACTCTATGTGTTGGGTGATCTGTTTGAAATGTGGATTGGTGATGATGATGACAATCCCTTCCATCGCCAGATCAAACGTGCATTTAAAGCACTGACGGATTCTGGTGTGCCCTGTTTTTTCATCCACGGCAACCGTGATTTCCTGATCGGCAAGCAATTCAGCCGCGAAACGGGCGTGAAGTTATTACCAGAACACACAGTGATTGACCTGTTCGGTACGCCAACGTTAATTTTGCATGGTGACACCTTGTGTACCCTGGATGAAAGCTATCAGCGTTACCGAAAAAAAGTCCATAACCCATTTATTCAGTGGCTATTTTTACGCTTACCTCTGGCATGGCGCCAGGCTGTCGGCCGCAAGATGCGCTCTGGCAGCAGTAGCAACAATCAAATGAAGTCCTATGACATCATGGATGTGACGCCGCAAGCTGTGATTGACTTGATGTCAGAACACAAGGTGAGCCATATGATCCACGGCCATACCCATCGTCCGGCTGTTCATGATTTAACCATTGATGGTCAGCATGCCACGCGAACCGTACTGGGAGACTGGTATGATCAGGGCTCCGTTTTGCTCTGCACACCTGCAGGCTGTCAGCTTCAATCGCGCAGCTTCAGAGTGGCAGAACAAAATCAGTGA
- a CDS encoding VC2046/SO_2500 family protein — MQIHTIDKAQLINEVQLGNQLNRAVEQGRRSDFALMLAMLSPDYLETTPTEKPLPPATTEEQLRAYFELQEPAPLSTSEFCYPRGAEQSNAFHYGGLSATRLLSSLQPIAMTFPPQDTKGLPEELYHNLSGHERRRLPPTQPEPIKGSPQDLYLNLIRAKRSAEMYGAVAKVC, encoded by the coding sequence ATGCAAATCCATACCATAGACAAAGCACAGCTGATCAACGAAGTGCAGCTTGGTAACCAGCTTAACCGTGCGGTTGAGCAAGGGCGCCGATCTGACTTCGCACTGATGCTGGCTATGTTATCGCCGGACTATCTGGAAACCACGCCGACCGAAAAACCACTGCCGCCCGCAACCACAGAGGAACAGTTGCGGGCCTATTTTGAGTTGCAGGAACCGGCTCCTTTATCCACCTCTGAATTCTGCTACCCGCGGGGTGCAGAACAATCCAATGCTTTTCATTATGGCGGCCTTTCAGCCACCCGACTGCTCAGCTCGTTACAGCCTATTGCAATGACGTTTCCCCCTCAGGATACGAAAGGTTTACCAGAAGAGCTGTACCATAATCTGTCCGGGCATGAGCGTCGCCGCCTGCCGCCCACTCAGCCAGAACCAATCAAAGGCTCTCCGCAGGATCTCTATCTGAATCTTATTCGGGCCAAACGTTCCGCTGAAATGTACGGCGCCGTTGCTAAGGTCTGCTGA
- a CDS encoding SDR family oxidoreductase, which yields MNIADSVILITAAGCPLGKAASFHFASLGARIALVDTDSERLHMNHQECLARGSECYALCLSDNKEATIASAIDAVHEQYGKIDVLINCWLGVDIPMLLTQTSVEEFCQLMTEGTSAFLSFGKQTANYMREHHQSGVIINLAACRPENPIPLSSSSKAMLAGFTQSWSKELAQYKIRVGGVFPLIFDERHDLPPSTLLSLPMQYEIARSAEYIVSNDYFNGRMIEAEVV from the coding sequence ATGAATATTGCAGACTCAGTTATTCTCATTACTGCTGCAGGCTGCCCACTAGGAAAAGCAGCATCGTTCCATTTCGCCTCATTAGGTGCACGGATAGCCTTGGTCGATACAGATAGTGAACGACTACACATGAACCATCAGGAATGCTTGGCCCGCGGCAGTGAATGCTATGCGCTTTGCCTGTCCGACAATAAAGAAGCCACGATTGCCAGCGCCATTGATGCGGTACACGAACAGTACGGAAAAATTGATGTGCTGATCAACTGCTGGCTGGGTGTCGATATTCCCATGCTCCTGACCCAGACCTCAGTGGAAGAATTTTGCCAGCTGATGACAGAAGGCACCTCTGCATTTCTTTCCTTTGGCAAACAAACCGCAAACTATATGCGTGAACATCATCAGTCTGGGGTGATTATCAATTTAGCCGCTTGCCGGCCTGAAAACCCCATCCCTTTAAGCAGCAGCTCCAAAGCCATGCTGGCGGGTTTTACACAAAGTTGGTCGAAAGAACTGGCGCAATACAAAATTCGTGTCGGGGGTGTTTTCCCGCTGATTTTTGATGAGCGGCATGACTTACCCCCCAGCACCCTGCTCAGTCTGCCGATGCAGTATGAAATTGCCCGTAGCGCGGAGTACATCGTCTCAAACGACTATTTCAACGGCAGAATGATTGAAGCGGAAGTGGTCTGA
- a CDS encoding peptidylprolyl isomerase, translating to MVTLHTTFGDIKIQLNTEKAPETSANFLQYCRDGFYNGTLFHRVIDGFMIQGGGMASGMVEKETRAPIKNEANNGLSNKTGSIAMARTMEPHSASSQFFINVNDNNFLDFKSETPDGWGYCVFGEVVEGMDIVNKIKAVATGNWGYVHQDVPVEEVAINSVTIEE from the coding sequence ATGGTAACGCTTCACACCACTTTCGGTGATATTAAAATCCAGCTCAACACAGAAAAAGCCCCAGAAACCAGTGCGAACTTCCTGCAGTACTGTCGTGACGGTTTTTACAATGGCACACTGTTTCACCGTGTGATTGACGGCTTCATGATTCAGGGTGGCGGTATGGCCTCCGGCATGGTTGAGAAAGAAACCCGTGCGCCAATCAAAAATGAAGCGAACAATGGTCTGAGTAACAAAACTGGCAGCATCGCGATGGCCCGTACCATGGAGCCACATTCAGCAAGTTCTCAATTCTTCATCAACGTCAATGATAACAACTTCCTCGATTTCAAATCTGAAACGCCGGATGGTTGGGGATACTGCGTATTTGGTGAAGTGGTTGAAGGAATGGATATCGTCAACAAGATCAAAGCGGTCGCAACAGGTAACTGGGGCTACGTGCACCAGGACGTGCCGGTTGAAGAAGTTGCCATCAATTCTGTGACCATCGAAGAATAA
- the adhE gene encoding bifunctional acetaldehyde-CoA/alcohol dehydrogenase, with protein MPVTNLAELDAMVARVKAAQKIFATYSQEQVDKIFRAASLAANNARIPLAQQAVQESGMGIVEDKVIKNHFASEFIYNKYKDEKTCGILEENDEFGTITIAEPVGIICGIVPTTNPTSTAIFKSLISLKTRNGIIFSPHPRAKASTNAAAKLVLDAAVAAGAPKDIIGWIDQPSVELSNALMKHPDLNLILATGGPGMVKAAYSSGKPAIGVGAGNVPVVIDETADVKRAVASVLMSKTFDNGVVCASEQAVIVMDEIYDEVKARFASHKGYVLSKEEADKVRKVILIEGNLNADIVGQPATKIAEMAGVSVPADTKVLIGEGEAITIDEEFAHEKLSPTLGMFRAKTFEDAVEMACQMVDLGGIGHTSGLYTNQDINEDRIKYFGDKLKTARILVNIPTTHGGIGDLYNFNIAPSLTLGCGSWGGNSISENVGPKHLINKKTVAKRAENMLWHKLPKSIYFRRGSLPVALTDLEDKKRAFLVTDRFLFNNGYADEVMTLLKAQGIDVHAFYDVEADPTLTIVKKGAEAMKSFQPDVIIALGGGSPMDAAKIMWVMYEHPETHFEELAMRFMDIRKRIYKFPKMGKKAELVCITTTSGTGSEVTPFAVVTDDETGAKYPLADYELTPQMAIVDANLVMNMPKSLTAFGGYDAVTHALEAYVSVLANEYSDGQALQALQLLKQYLPSSYANGAKDPIAREKVHNAATIAGIAFANAFLGVCHSMAHKIGAEFHIPHGLANALLIANVVRYNANDNPTKQTAFSQYDRPQARRRYAEVADHLGLSQPGDRTAQKIERLLSWLDALKDDLDIPKSIQAAGVSESDFLAKLDELAVEAFDDQCTGANPRYPLISELKEVLLASYYGKAYVEGETFEGTTVIKKNADQKPAEVTKVMPAAKSKKVAAKA; from the coding sequence ATGCCTGTAACGAATTTGGCAGAACTCGATGCAATGGTTGCCCGTGTAAAAGCCGCACAGAAGATATTTGCCACCTACTCGCAGGAGCAAGTAGACAAGATTTTCCGTGCCGCCTCTCTGGCGGCAAACAATGCTCGTATTCCTCTGGCCCAGCAAGCCGTACAAGAGTCCGGCATGGGGATCGTTGAAGACAAGGTGATCAAAAACCACTTTGCCTCTGAATTTATTTACAACAAATACAAAGACGAAAAGACCTGCGGCATTCTGGAAGAGAATGACGAGTTCGGCACCATCACCATCGCAGAGCCTGTCGGTATCATCTGCGGCATTGTGCCCACGACAAACCCAACCTCAACAGCGATCTTCAAATCCCTGATTTCACTCAAAACCCGGAACGGTATTATTTTCTCTCCGCACCCACGGGCGAAAGCATCCACCAATGCAGCGGCGAAGCTGGTGTTGGACGCAGCCGTCGCGGCTGGCGCGCCGAAAGATATTATCGGTTGGATTGATCAGCCTTCGGTTGAGCTGTCTAACGCTCTGATGAAGCACCCGGATCTGAACCTGATTCTGGCCACCGGCGGTCCGGGCATGGTGAAAGCGGCTTACTCGTCAGGCAAACCGGCCATTGGCGTCGGCGCCGGTAACGTGCCTGTGGTGATTGATGAAACGGCCGATGTAAAACGTGCTGTGGCCTCTGTGCTGATGTCGAAGACATTTGATAATGGCGTGGTGTGTGCCTCAGAGCAGGCCGTGATCGTGATGGATGAAATCTATGACGAAGTGAAGGCGCGTTTTGCCAGCCACAAAGGCTATGTCCTGAGCAAAGAAGAAGCCGATAAAGTCCGCAAAGTGATTTTGATTGAAGGGAACCTGAATGCCGACATCGTCGGCCAGCCCGCAACAAAAATTGCTGAAATGGCCGGGGTGTCAGTGCCTGCAGATACTAAAGTGCTGATTGGTGAAGGTGAGGCCATCACGATTGATGAAGAGTTTGCTCATGAGAAACTGTCGCCAACCCTGGGGATGTTCCGTGCCAAAACCTTCGAAGATGCAGTAGAGATGGCTTGCCAGATGGTTGATCTTGGCGGTATTGGTCACACCTCGGGCTTATACACCAATCAGGATATCAATGAAGATCGCATTAAGTATTTTGGTGACAAGCTGAAAACCGCGCGAATTCTGGTGAATATCCCGACGACTCATGGCGGGATTGGTGATCTGTACAACTTCAACATCGCGCCATCTTTGACTTTAGGCTGCGGTTCATGGGGGGGGAACTCTATCTCTGAAAACGTAGGGCCTAAGCACTTGATCAACAAGAAAACAGTGGCGAAGCGAGCTGAAAACATGCTGTGGCACAAATTGCCTAAGTCCATCTACTTCCGCCGTGGCAGCCTGCCTGTGGCGCTGACGGATCTGGAAGATAAGAAACGTGCCTTTCTGGTGACCGACCGCTTCCTGTTTAATAACGGCTATGCTGATGAAGTGATGACATTGCTCAAAGCACAGGGCATTGATGTCCATGCTTTCTACGATGTGGAAGCCGATCCAACGCTCACCATAGTCAAAAAAGGTGCGGAAGCAATGAAGAGCTTCCAGCCTGATGTGATCATTGCGCTGGGTGGTGGTTCACCGATGGACGCCGCGAAAATCATGTGGGTGATGTATGAACATCCGGAAACCCACTTTGAAGAGCTGGCGATGCGCTTTATGGATATCCGTAAACGTATCTACAAATTCCCGAAAATGGGTAAAAAAGCGGAGTTGGTGTGTATTACTACCACATCCGGTACGGGCTCTGAAGTGACGCCGTTTGCGGTTGTTACTGATGACGAGACAGGCGCGAAATACCCGCTGGCTGATTATGAACTGACACCACAGATGGCAATCGTCGATGCCAATCTGGTGATGAACATGCCCAAATCACTGACGGCTTTCGGTGGCTATGACGCGGTGACCCATGCGTTGGAAGCCTATGTTTCTGTGTTGGCAAACGAGTATTCAGATGGCCAGGCATTGCAGGCACTGCAACTGCTCAAGCAATACCTGCCTTCCAGTTATGCCAACGGTGCGAAAGACCCGATTGCCCGTGAGAAAGTTCATAACGCGGCAACCATCGCCGGTATTGCATTTGCCAATGCCTTCCTGGGCGTGTGTCACTCTATGGCGCACAAGATCGGCGCAGAGTTCCATATTCCGCATGGTCTGGCAAACGCCTTGCTGATAGCGAATGTGGTGCGTTATAACGCCAACGACAATCCAACCAAGCAGACGGCTTTCTCTCAGTACGACCGCCCGCAAGCGCGTCGTCGTTATGCCGAAGTGGCCGATCACCTGGGCCTTTCTCAGCCCGGTGACCGTACTGCACAGAAAATTGAGCGCTTGCTGAGCTGGCTGGATGCGCTGAAAGATGATTTGGATATTCCTAAGTCCATTCAGGCGGCAGGCGTATCAGAATCTGACTTCCTGGCAAAACTGGATGAACTGGCCGTTGAAGCCTTTGATGATCAGTGCACCGGCGCGAACCCGCGTTATCCGCTGATTAGCGAGCTGAAAGAGGTGCTTCTGGCTTCTTATTACGGAAAGGCGTATGTCGAAGGGGAAACCTTTGAAGGCACGACTGTAATCAAGAAAAATGCAGATCAAAAGCCTGCTGAAGTCACCAAAGTGATGCCGGCAGCAAAAAGCAAGAAGGTTGCGGCTAAGGCTTGA